In Micromonospora sp. WMMD980, the following are encoded in one genomic region:
- a CDS encoding dihydrofolate reductase family protein, with amino-acid sequence MAKLIYVNNVSVDGYMEDESGVFAWLPLDDEVFTFTTDLLRPVGTYLYGRRLYEAMAVWETDPALAAQSARMAEFARVWQAADKVVYSTTLTATSTAATRIERRFDPAAVAELKATADRDLTIGGADLAAQAMRAGLVDECHLLVWPVAVGGGKPGLPAGARTDLALLDERRFGNGVVHLRYRTRGPDGN; translated from the coding sequence GTGGCAAAACTGATCTATGTGAACAACGTGTCGGTCGACGGCTACATGGAGGACGAGAGCGGGGTCTTCGCCTGGCTCCCGCTCGACGACGAGGTGTTCACGTTCACCACCGACCTCCTGCGGCCGGTGGGCACCTACCTCTACGGGCGGCGCCTCTACGAGGCGATGGCCGTCTGGGAGACCGACCCCGCCCTGGCCGCGCAGTCCGCGCGCATGGCCGAGTTCGCGCGCGTGTGGCAGGCGGCGGACAAGGTCGTCTACTCCACCACCCTGACCGCGACGTCGACGGCCGCCACCCGGATCGAGCGCCGGTTCGACCCCGCCGCCGTGGCGGAGTTGAAGGCCACCGCCGACCGCGACCTCACCATCGGCGGCGCCGACCTGGCGGCCCAGGCCATGCGGGCCGGGCTGGTCGACGAGTGCCACCTGCTCGTCTGGCCCGTCGCTGTGGGAGGCGGCAAACCGGGGCTGCCCGCCGGCGCGCGCACCGACCTCGCGCTCCTCGACGAGCGCCGGTTCGGCAACGGCGTCGTCCACCTCCGTTACCGCACCCGCGGTCCGGACGGAAACTGA
- a CDS encoding NUDIX domain-containing protein encodes MHLVVTGALVADGAVLLVHRSPTRRAYPDLWDLPGGHVEPGESELRALAREMHEELGVRIVAESASRLGDLRAGRGENAVRLCVWHVGDWVGSPTNRAPDEHDDMAWVGIHEIGGLPLVHGGLPALVRSLAGPGRPRRRGGEPTAAS; translated from the coding sequence ATGCATCTCGTGGTCACCGGCGCACTCGTGGCGGACGGCGCGGTCCTGCTCGTCCACCGCAGCCCGACCCGCCGGGCCTATCCAGATCTCTGGGATCTGCCCGGCGGGCACGTCGAGCCGGGCGAGTCGGAGCTGCGGGCGCTCGCGCGGGAGATGCACGAGGAGCTCGGTGTGCGGATCGTGGCGGAGTCCGCGTCACGGTTGGGCGACCTGCGCGCCGGCCGCGGCGAGAACGCCGTTCGCCTGTGCGTCTGGCACGTCGGAGACTGGGTCGGTTCGCCGACCAACCGTGCGCCCGACGAGCACGACGACATGGCGTGGGTCGGGATCCACGAGATCGGCGGCCTGCCCCTCGTGCACGGCGGCCTGCCGGCACTTGTCCGTTCGCTGGCCGGCCCCGGCCGGCCGCGTCGTCGCGGCGGGGAACCGACGGCGGCGTCGTGA
- a CDS encoding GIY-YIG nuclease family protein, with translation MGFGYPKEERDGLIAGDPELHGLLSSVVDGDGIVRFRVGGLNSIAHLLPKAHGRCGVYELTFADGERYVGQAVDVVTRFCAHRRTWSDIVELAFRRVSRTHLDEVERAQIRRREAAGVRLRNVVHTMGRLGASELDVLLPPAEQQRWLVGHGPREVRLADRPNDTVLHHRGRHRFARLTADPRFTDELTLSPVRGSSGLPASSTWTWCARARR, from the coding sequence ATGGGCTTCGGGTATCCGAAGGAGGAGCGCGACGGGCTGATCGCCGGCGACCCGGAGCTCCATGGCCTACTGTCGTCCGTTGTGGATGGCGACGGGATCGTGCGGTTCCGGGTCGGCGGGCTGAACTCGATCGCTCACCTGCTGCCCAAGGCGCATGGCCGGTGCGGGGTGTACGAGTTGACCTTCGCCGACGGCGAGCGTTACGTGGGGCAGGCGGTGGACGTGGTGACACGGTTCTGCGCCCACCGCCGGACCTGGTCCGACATCGTCGAGCTCGCCTTCCGGCGGGTCAGCCGCACCCATCTCGACGAGGTCGAGCGTGCGCAGATCCGCCGGCGGGAGGCCGCCGGAGTGCGGCTACGCAACGTCGTCCACACCATGGGTCGGCTCGGCGCCAGCGAACTGGACGTCCTCCTGCCCCCGGCGGAGCAGCAACGCTGGCTGGTCGGCCACGGGCCGCGCGAGGTTCGCCTCGCCGACCGGCCGAACGACACCGTCCTGCACCACCGCGGACGACACCGCTTCGCCAGGCTGACGGCCGATCCGCGGTTCACCGACGAGCTGACGCTCTCGCCCGTCCGGGGATCGTCCGGGCTGCCCGCAAGCTCAACCTGGACCTGGTGCGCAAGGGCCCGGCGCTGA
- a CDS encoding NUDIX domain-containing protein, with protein MVMSPHLARLRAVIGHELIQVPSVSVVVIDDHGRILLVRHAGHRDGWAVPGGAVDIGESPVDAAVREIREELGVRISEPRLLDVLGGTDFEVTYPNGDRVAYVPAVYQAGIAQRTPVPDDDEISDLGWFAPSRLPDVGLNRFARALLRATGHLAG; from the coding sequence ATGGTCATGTCACCGCATCTCGCTCGGCTACGGGCCGTGATCGGCCATGAGTTGATCCAGGTGCCGTCGGTGTCGGTGGTCGTCATCGACGATCATGGGCGAATCCTGCTGGTGCGTCACGCGGGGCATCGCGACGGGTGGGCCGTACCCGGCGGCGCGGTCGACATCGGTGAGTCCCCGGTCGACGCGGCCGTACGGGAGATCCGCGAGGAGCTCGGCGTCCGGATCAGTGAGCCGCGGCTGCTGGACGTGCTCGGCGGCACGGACTTCGAGGTGACCTATCCGAACGGTGACCGGGTCGCCTATGTGCCCGCCGTCTACCAGGCGGGCATCGCGCAGAGGACGCCGGTTCCCGACGATGACGAGATCAGCGATCTGGGCTGGTTCGCCCCGTCGCGACTCCCCGATGTCGGGCTCAACCGGTTCGCCCGGGCGCTGCTGCGGGCCACCGGCCATCTCGCCGGGTGA
- a CDS encoding 2-hydroxy-acid oxidase, translating into MTARRSPPWCSSTDRGGVLLHLIRTARREFTGAAELLDDPVLRERADEYVTDLVHPYGLRVDATARGQSYGEMAASLIPALVPDDEPVDLLVLAFAVHDALPGRATAAYLSHVCPGTPMSFALCDQGSAAAFTGLRIARASAYRRVLLLVVEQSVLAYDQGVAVPERHRAVALLLGGGPADGGARVTALRQHADVGPDDVAGRAAAELRALGAGSPDVAVVLGAGLAAAGIALGASPVTAVPAGQSSTGVWWALPDLLGDPWRPRVVLVADYEPDLRYLSLVTLTHG; encoded by the coding sequence GTGACGGCGCGACGTTCGCCGCCATGGTGTTCGAGCACTGACCGGGGAGGCGTCCTGCTGCACCTGATCCGGACCGCGCGTCGGGAGTTCACCGGCGCGGCGGAGCTGCTCGACGACCCCGTGCTGCGCGAGCGCGCCGACGAGTACGTGACCGACCTGGTCCACCCGTACGGCCTGCGGGTCGACGCAACCGCGCGGGGCCAGTCCTACGGGGAGATGGCCGCCTCGCTGATCCCGGCGCTCGTGCCCGACGACGAGCCGGTGGACCTGCTGGTGCTGGCGTTCGCCGTGCACGACGCGCTGCCCGGGCGGGCCACCGCCGCCTACCTCAGTCACGTCTGCCCCGGCACGCCGATGTCGTTCGCGCTCTGCGACCAGGGATCGGCGGCGGCGTTCACCGGCCTGCGGATCGCCCGCGCCTCGGCGTACCGCCGGGTCCTGCTGCTCGTCGTCGAGCAGTCCGTGCTGGCGTACGACCAGGGGGTCGCCGTGCCGGAGCGGCACCGGGCCGTGGCGCTGCTGCTCGGCGGCGGCCCGGCCGACGGCGGCGCGCGGGTGACCGCGTTGCGGCAGCACGCGGACGTCGGGCCGGACGACGTCGCCGGCCGGGCGGCGGCCGAGCTGCGCGCGCTCGGCGCCGGGTCCCCGGACGTGGCGGTGGTGCTGGGCGCGGGTCTCGCCGCGGCCGGGATCGCGCTCGGCGCGAGCCCGGTGACGGCGGTGCCGGCGGGGCAGTCGTCCACCGGCGTCTGGTGGGCGCTGCCGGACCTGCTCGGTGACCCGTGGCGGCCACGCGTGGTGCTGGTCGCCGACTACGAGCCCGACCTGCGCTATCTGTCCCTGGTCACCCTGACCCACGGGTGA